Part of the Streptomyces sp. NBC_01460 genome, ATCGGGTTTCAGCTCTCCTCGGAGGAGGACGTGGCCGTCTTCCTCGCCGCGGCCGTCGCCTTCTTCGCAGGTGCCTTCTTGGCGGCGGTCGTCTTCTTGGCGGCTGTCGTCTTGGTGGCGGTCGTCTTCTTCGCGGTCGCCTTCTTGGCCGTGGTGGCCTTCTTCGCCGGCGCCTTCTTGGCCGGAGCCTTCTTGGCGGTCTTCTTCTTCGCCGGCCCCTTGGCCCGCTTCTCGGCGAGCAGCTCGTAGCCGCGCTCCGGAGTGATGTCCTCGACGCTGTCGTCGGTCCGCAGCGTCGCGTTCGTCTCGCCGTCGGTGACGTACGCGCCGAAGCGCCCGTCCTTCACGACCACCGGCGCCCCGCTCACGGGGTCCGTGCCCAGCTCCTTCAGCGGCGGCTTGGCCGCGGCCCGCCCGCGCTGCTTCGGCTGGGCGTAGATCGCGAGGGCCTCGTCGAGCGTGATGTCGAAGAGCTGGTCCTCCGAGGTGAGCGACCGCGAGTCCGTGCCCTTCTTCAGGTACGGGCCGTAGCGGCCGTTCTGCGCGGTGATCTCGACGCCCTCGGCGTCCTCGCCGACCACGCGCGGCAGCGACATCAGCTTGAGCGCGTCCGCCAGGGTCACCGTGTCGAGGGACATCGACTTGAAGAGCGAGGCCGTCCGCGGCTTCACCGCGTTCTTCCCCGTCTTCGGCGTGCCCTCGGGCAGCACCTCGGTGACGTACGGGCCGTAGCGCCCGTCCTTGGCAATGATCTGGTTGCCGCTGACCGGGTCCGCACCGAGCTCGAAGTCACCGCTCGGCTTGGCCAGCAGCTCCTCCGCCAGGGTCACGTCCAGCTCGTCGGGTGCCAGGTCCTCGGGCACGTCGGCGCGCTGGTGGCCCTCGGAGTCCTTCTCGCCGCGCTCGATGTACGGGCCGTAGCGGCCGACGCGGAGCTTGATGTCGTTGCCGACGGGGAACGAGGAGATCTCCCGGGCGTCGATGGCGCCCAGGTCGGTCACGAGCTCCTTCAGACCGCCGAGGTGGTCCCCGTCGCCGTTGCCCGCGTCGGAGGCCGCGCCGGCACCGGCCGTGTCGTCGCCCGCGCCGAAGTAGAAGCGCCGCAGCCACGGCACGGACTGGGCCTCACCCCGCGCGATGCGGTCGAGGTCGTCCTCCATGCGGGCGGTGAAGTCGTAGTCGACCAGCCGGCCGAAGTGCTTCTCCAGCAGGTTGACCACGGCGAAGGAGAGGAACGACGGGACGAGCGCCGTCCCCTTCTTGAACACGTATCCGCGGTCGAGGATGGTCCCGATGATCGAGGCGTAGGTCGACGGACGGCCGATCTCGCGCTCTTCGAGCTCCTTGACCAGCGAGGCCTCGGTGTACCGGGCCGGCGGCTTGGTGGCGTGGCCGTCGACCGTGACCTGGTCGGCGGTCAGCGCGTCGCCCTCGGCGACCTGCGGCAGACGGCGCTCACGGTCGTCCAGCTCGGCGTTCGGGTCGTCCGCGCCTTCGACGTACGCCTTCATGAAGCCGTGGAAGGTGATCGTCTTGCCGGACGCGGAGAACTCGGCGTCGCGGCCGTCGCTCGCCCGTCCACCGATCTTCACGGTGACGGAGTTGCCGACGGCGTCCTTCATCTGAGAGGCGACGGTCCGCTTCCAGATCAGCTCGTAGAGCCGGAACTGGTCACCGGTGAGGCCCGTCTCCGCCGGAGTGCGGAAGCGGTCGCCGGAGGGGCGGATCGCCTCGTGCGCCTCCTGCGCGTTCTTGACCTTGCCGGCGTACGTCCGCGGCTTGTCGGGCAGGTAGTTCGCCCCGTACAGCTGCGTGACCTGCGCCCGGGCCGCGGAGACCGCGGTGTCCGAGAGCGTCGTGGAGTCCGTACGCATGTAGGTGATGAAGCCGTTCTCGTACAGCTTCTGCGCCACCTGCATCGTGGCCTTGGCCCCGAAGCCCAGCTTCCGGCTCGCCTCCTGCTGGAGGGTCGTCGTGCGGAAGGGCGCGTACGGCGAGCGGCGGTACGGCTTCGACTCGACCGAGCGGACCGCGAACGTCGAGTCGGCGAGCGCCGCCGCCAGGGCGCGGGCGTTCGTCTCGTCGAGGTGCAGCGTCTGGGCGGAGCCCTGCTTGAGCTGTCCGTCCGGGCCGAAGTCACGGCCCTGGGCGATGCGGCGCCCGTCGACCGCGCTGAGGCGGGCGGTGAGCGTCGAGGGGTCGGAGGCGTCGCCGGTGCGTCCGGTGGCGAAGGTGCCCGTCAGATCCCAGTACTCGGCGGAGCGGAAGGCGATGCGCTCGCGCTCCCGCTCGACGACGAGGCGGGTCGCGACGGACTGGACACGGCCCGCGGACAGCCGCGGCATGACCTTCTTCCACAGGACCGGCGAGACCTCGTAGCCGTAGAGACGGTCGAGGATGCGGCGGGTCTCCTGGGCGTCGACCATGCGCTGGTTGAGCTCGCGCGGGTTGGCGACGGCGGCCCTGATCGCGTCCTTGGTGATCTCGTGGAAGACCATCCGGTGGACCGGGACCTTGGGCCTGAGGACTTCCTGCAGGTGCCACGCGATGGCTTCGCCCTCGCGGTCCTCATCGGTGGCGAGGAAGAGTTCGTCGGATTCGGCAAGAAGCTGCTTGAGCTTCCTGACCTGGGCTTTCTTGTCTGCGTTGACGACGTAGATCGGCTGGAAGTCGTTTTCGACGTCCACACCGAGGCGGCGTACCTCACCGGTGTACTCGTCCGGCACCTCGGCGGCGCCGTTCGGCAGGTCGCGGATGTGCCCGACGCTCGCCTCGACGACGTATCCGGGGCCGAGGTAGCCCTTGATCGTCTTCGCCTTGGCAGGCGACTCGACAATGACGAGTCGGCGGCCTGCGGTCTCGCTGGTCGGGGACAACTTCGCTCTTCTCTCCGGTCGGCACTCGTGGGCATCCGGGCAGCGGTAGGGCGCTGCTCGCGGTGCTGTCGCTGCGGAGTGTGACGGTACAACCCGCCCCCGTGTCAAACGGCAAAAGCCCGCAACGGCCACTCGAACGGTAACCCGACTTCCGCCATTCCTGCCGCCCGGACCGACCGGTCCGCTCCTCGCGGTCCTGTCGCCTGCGGGTTTGGCGCCCCTGTCCGGGAACCCCCGCGACCGCTGCCCGGGGGCCGCCGTCCGTGCCGGAGAAGTGGATCAGATGCGGGTGAAGCACCACACGCCGAGGACGAGGAAGAGTACGCCGAAGAGCGTCGCAAGAGCGGTGGAGGCGACGGGGCTCACACCGAGCGCCACCGGCGCGCGCTGGATGCTGCGCGCCCCCGTCCAGACGAGGAGGGCGGCACCGAACAGCGCGAACGCGACACCGGCGAAGACCGCGGCGGCACTCTCCATGTCCGAACCCCTCTGCTCTTTTCCCGGCTGCCGTGGCGCTCGTGCGCCGCCGTACCGGCCGTG contains:
- the topA gene encoding type I DNA topoisomerase; amino-acid sequence: MSPTSETAGRRLVIVESPAKAKTIKGYLGPGYVVEASVGHIRDLPNGAAEVPDEYTGEVRRLGVDVENDFQPIYVVNADKKAQVRKLKQLLAESDELFLATDEDREGEAIAWHLQEVLRPKVPVHRMVFHEITKDAIRAAVANPRELNQRMVDAQETRRILDRLYGYEVSPVLWKKVMPRLSAGRVQSVATRLVVERERERIAFRSAEYWDLTGTFATGRTGDASDPSTLTARLSAVDGRRIAQGRDFGPDGQLKQGSAQTLHLDETNARALAAALADSTFAVRSVESKPYRRSPYAPFRTTTLQQEASRKLGFGAKATMQVAQKLYENGFITYMRTDSTTLSDTAVSAARAQVTQLYGANYLPDKPRTYAGKVKNAQEAHEAIRPSGDRFRTPAETGLTGDQFRLYELIWKRTVASQMKDAVGNSVTVKIGGRASDGRDAEFSASGKTITFHGFMKAYVEGADDPNAELDDRERRLPQVAEGDALTADQVTVDGHATKPPARYTEASLVKELEEREIGRPSTYASIIGTILDRGYVFKKGTALVPSFLSFAVVNLLEKHFGRLVDYDFTARMEDDLDRIARGEAQSVPWLRRFYFGAGDDTAGAGAASDAGNGDGDHLGGLKELVTDLGAIDAREISSFPVGNDIKLRVGRYGPYIERGEKDSEGHQRADVPEDLAPDELDVTLAEELLAKPSGDFELGADPVSGNQIIAKDGRYGPYVTEVLPEGTPKTGKNAVKPRTASLFKSMSLDTVTLADALKLMSLPRVVGEDAEGVEITAQNGRYGPYLKKGTDSRSLTSEDQLFDITLDEALAIYAQPKQRGRAAAKPPLKELGTDPVSGAPVVVKDGRFGAYVTDGETNATLRTDDSVEDITPERGYELLAEKRAKGPAKKKTAKKAPAKKAPAKKATTAKKATAKKTTATKTTAAKKTTAAKKAPAKKATAAARKTATSSSEES